A genomic region of Chlorobaculum parvum NCIB 8327 contains the following coding sequences:
- a CDS encoding DNA polymerase III subunit, which produces MSWNSIVGHENQIRVLKTALGSNRLAHAYLFAGPEGSGKETVAFELAKILNCRNTNLLPDEGSCGECESCRQADKLMHPNIEYLFPVEAALLETIDPSKKENKKVAEARERYEALLDEKRKNPFFTPTMERSMGILTEQVVMLQQKASLAPRDGGKKVFIISQADRLHPTAANKLLKLLEEPPAHVVFVLVSSRPESVLPTIRSRCQLLTFARPRPAEIEAWIARRAPQLDETERRFIVSLSRGNLSSALELIEAETGEGAAPAVVGIRNKAIDYLRNILVPAKFHEAIGTCEELAKSSTRTEQLIFLDALLLFFQDVTRRSIDHNFPELNNPDIAENTDRFVKAFPNRDLYRASTIIEEAMRAINRNASVILVMAAMTADLREILLGK; this is translated from the coding sequence ATGAGCTGGAATTCTATCGTTGGACATGAAAATCAGATCCGGGTGCTGAAAACAGCGCTCGGATCGAACCGTCTGGCTCATGCCTACCTCTTTGCCGGGCCTGAAGGATCGGGAAAGGAAACCGTGGCGTTCGAACTGGCGAAGATTCTGAATTGCCGCAACACAAACCTCCTGCCTGATGAAGGCTCGTGCGGCGAGTGCGAAAGCTGCCGCCAGGCCGACAAGCTCATGCACCCCAACATCGAGTACCTCTTCCCCGTCGAAGCAGCGCTACTCGAAACCATCGATCCGTCAAAAAAGGAGAACAAAAAGGTTGCCGAAGCCAGGGAACGCTACGAAGCGTTGCTCGACGAAAAGCGGAAAAACCCGTTCTTTACGCCCACGATGGAACGCTCGATGGGCATTCTGACCGAGCAGGTGGTGATGTTGCAACAGAAAGCCTCGCTCGCCCCGCGCGACGGCGGCAAAAAGGTGTTCATCATCTCGCAGGCCGACCGGCTCCACCCGACAGCAGCCAACAAGCTGCTCAAGCTGCTCGAAGAGCCACCGGCACACGTAGTGTTCGTTCTGGTGAGTTCGCGCCCCGAATCGGTGCTGCCCACCATCCGCTCGCGCTGCCAGCTTCTCACCTTCGCCCGCCCGCGCCCGGCGGAGATCGAAGCCTGGATCGCCCGCCGCGCCCCGCAGCTCGACGAAACCGAACGCCGCTTCATCGTCAGCCTCTCGCGCGGGAACCTCTCCAGCGCGCTCGAACTGATCGAAGCCGAAACCGGCGAAGGAGCAGCCCCGGCGGTGGTCGGCATCCGCAACAAAGCCATCGACTACCTCCGCAATATCCTCGTGCCCGCCAAATTCCACGAAGCCATCGGCACGTGCGAAGAGCTTGCCAAAAGCTCCACGCGCACCGAACAGCTCATCTTCCTCGACGCGCTCCTGCTCTTCTTCCAGGACGTCACCCGCCGCAGCATCGACCACAACTTCCCGGAACTCAACAATCCCGACATCGCGGAAAACACCGACCGCTTCGTCAAAGCCTTCCCCAACCGCGACCTCTACCGCGCCTCGACCATCATCGAAGAGGCAATGCGCGCCATCAACCGCAACGCCAGCGTGATTCTCGTAATGGCCGCCATGACCGCCGATTTAAGGGAGATTTTGCTGGGGAAGTGA